A section of the Salvelinus fontinalis isolate EN_2023a chromosome 33, ASM2944872v1, whole genome shotgun sequence genome encodes:
- the LOC129831696 gene encoding protein FAM168A-like isoform X1 — MASGHPTDKYSFMYQPDTHKSKNRLSSSMNPVYSPVQPGAPYGNPKNMAYTGYPGGYPTAAPTYTPNLYQTGSPGYPPGYTTAGTPYKVPPTQMNGAPPPYSPSPNPYQTAMYPIRSAYPQQSMQNLQNLYAQAASYYGQPVYAAQPYAYYTQPVYAAQPQPHVIHHTTVVQPNSLPSALYPAPVQAPRNNGMAAMGMVAGTTMAMSAGTLLTTPQHAQLGTHQHVTMPQYRPQGTPGYSYVPPHW; from the exons TAAGAACAGATTATCCAGCAGTATGAATCCTGTCTACAGTCCTGTTCAGCCTGGAGCTCCCTACGGTAACCCCAAGAACATGGCCTACACAG GCTACCCAGGAGGTTACCCCACTGCTGCTCCAACCTACACACCCAACCTCTACCAAACGGGTAGTCCAGGCTACCCACCAG gatacaCAACAGCGGGTACTCCATATAAAGTGCCCCCCACCCAGATGAACGGAGCCCCCCCGCCCTACTCCCCCTCCCCCAACCCCTACCAGACAGCCATGTACCCCATCAGAAGTGCCTACCCCCAGCAGAGCATGCAGAACCTGCAGAACTTATATGCACAG gcagCATCGTATTATGGCCAGCCAGTGTATGCGGCTCAGCCCTAT gCGTATTACACCCAGCCTGTGTATGCTGCTCAGCCTCAGCCACATGTAATCCACCACACCACAGTGGTTCAGCCAAACAGCCTGCCCTCAGCCCTCTACCCCGCCCCGGTCCAAGCCCCTAGAAACAACGGAATGGCTGCCATGGGGATGGTTGCCGGGACCACCATGGCTATGAGTGCAG GAACCCTGCTGACCACACCTCAGCACGCTCAGCTGGGAACGCACCAACACGTCACCATGCCACAGTACCGGCCCCAGGGCACACCTGGATACAGCTATGTCCCTCCCCACtggtag
- the LOC129831696 gene encoding protein FAM168A-like isoform X2, with translation MASGHPTDKYSFMYQPDTHKSKNRLSSSMNPVYSPVQPGAPYGNPKNMAYTGYPGGYPTAAPTYTPNLYQTGSPGYPPGYTTAGTPYKVPPTQMNGAPPPYSPSPNPYQTAMYPIRSAYPQQSMQNLQNLYAQAYYTQPVYAAQPQPHVIHHTTVVQPNSLPSALYPAPVQAPRNNGMAAMGMVAGTTMAMSAGTLLTTPQHAQLGTHQHVTMPQYRPQGTPGYSYVPPHW, from the exons TAAGAACAGATTATCCAGCAGTATGAATCCTGTCTACAGTCCTGTTCAGCCTGGAGCTCCCTACGGTAACCCCAAGAACATGGCCTACACAG GCTACCCAGGAGGTTACCCCACTGCTGCTCCAACCTACACACCCAACCTCTACCAAACGGGTAGTCCAGGCTACCCACCAG gatacaCAACAGCGGGTACTCCATATAAAGTGCCCCCCACCCAGATGAACGGAGCCCCCCCGCCCTACTCCCCCTCCCCCAACCCCTACCAGACAGCCATGTACCCCATCAGAAGTGCCTACCCCCAGCAGAGCATGCAGAACCTGCAGAACTTATATGCACAG gCGTATTACACCCAGCCTGTGTATGCTGCTCAGCCTCAGCCACATGTAATCCACCACACCACAGTGGTTCAGCCAAACAGCCTGCCCTCAGCCCTCTACCCCGCCCCGGTCCAAGCCCCTAGAAACAACGGAATGGCTGCCATGGGGATGGTTGCCGGGACCACCATGGCTATGAGTGCAG GAACCCTGCTGACCACACCTCAGCACGCTCAGCTGGGAACGCACCAACACGTCACCATGCCACAGTACCGGCCCCAGGGCACACCTGGATACAGCTATGTCCCTCCCCACtggtag
- the LOC129831696 gene encoding protein FAM168A-like isoform X3 gives MNPVYSPVQPGAPYGNPKNMAYTGYPGGYPTAAPTYTPNLYQTGSPGYPPGYTTAGTPYKVPPTQMNGAPPPYSPSPNPYQTAMYPIRSAYPQQSMQNLQNLYAQAASYYGQPVYAAQPYAYYTQPVYAAQPQPHVIHHTTVVQPNSLPSALYPAPVQAPRNNGMAAMGMVAGTTMAMSAGTLLTTPQHAQLGTHQHVTMPQYRPQGTPGYSYVPPHW, from the exons ATGAATCCTGTCTACAGTCCTGTTCAGCCTGGAGCTCCCTACGGTAACCCCAAGAACATGGCCTACACAG GCTACCCAGGAGGTTACCCCACTGCTGCTCCAACCTACACACCCAACCTCTACCAAACGGGTAGTCCAGGCTACCCACCAG gatacaCAACAGCGGGTACTCCATATAAAGTGCCCCCCACCCAGATGAACGGAGCCCCCCCGCCCTACTCCCCCTCCCCCAACCCCTACCAGACAGCCATGTACCCCATCAGAAGTGCCTACCCCCAGCAGAGCATGCAGAACCTGCAGAACTTATATGCACAG gcagCATCGTATTATGGCCAGCCAGTGTATGCGGCTCAGCCCTAT gCGTATTACACCCAGCCTGTGTATGCTGCTCAGCCTCAGCCACATGTAATCCACCACACCACAGTGGTTCAGCCAAACAGCCTGCCCTCAGCCCTCTACCCCGCCCCGGTCCAAGCCCCTAGAAACAACGGAATGGCTGCCATGGGGATGGTTGCCGGGACCACCATGGCTATGAGTGCAG GAACCCTGCTGACCACACCTCAGCACGCTCAGCTGGGAACGCACCAACACGTCACCATGCCACAGTACCGGCCCCAGGGCACACCTGGATACAGCTATGTCCCTCCCCACtggtag
- the LOC129831695 gene encoding uncharacterized protein LOC129831695: protein MLPNVLTIRYQHSALIEFRKICFNPLLFLSNKALCWNSLPVVFFTSCVLEQLTCRFLYILCVGTAYLSFSLHPVCWNSLPVVFFTSCVLEQLTCRFLYILCVRTAYLSFSLHPVSWNSLPVVFFTSCELEQLTCRFLYILCVGTAYLSFSLHPVCWNSLPVVFFTSCVLEQLTCRFLYILCVGTAYLSFSLHPVCWNSLPVVFFTSCVLEQLTCRFLYILCVGTAYLSFSLHPVCWNSLPVVFFTSCVLEQLTCRFLYILCVGTAYLSFSLHPVSWNSLPVVFFTSCVLEQLTCRFLYIL, encoded by the coding sequence ATGCTGCCAAATGTTCTAACCATTAGATATCAGCACAGTGCTTTGATTGAATTCAGAAAGATTTGTTTTAATCCCTTACTTTTCCTTTCCAACAAAGCACTGTGTTGGAACAGCTTACCTGTCGTTTTCTTTACATCCTGTGTGTTGGAACAACTTACCTGTCGTTTTCTTTACATCCTGTGTGTTGGAACAGCTTACCTGTCGTTTTCTTTACATCCTGTGTGTTGGAACAGCTTACCTGTCGTTTTCTTTACATCCTGTGTGTTGGAACAGCTTACCTGTCGTTTTCTTTACATCCTGTGTGTTAGAACAGCTTACCTGTCGTTTTCTTTACATCCTGTGAGTTGGAACAGCTTACCTGTCGTTTTCTTTACATCCTGTGAGTTGGAACAGCTTACCTGTCGTTTTCTTTACATCCTGTGTGTTGGAACAGCTTACCTGTCGTTTTCTTTACATCCTGTGTGTTGGAACAGCTTACCTGTCGTTTTCTTTACATCCTGTGTGTTGGAACAGCTTACCTGTCGTTTTCTTTACATCCTGTGTGTTGGAACAGCTTACCTGTCGTTTTCTTTACATCCTGTGTGTTGGAACAGCTTACCTGTCGTTTTCTTTACATCCTGTGTGTTGGAACAGCTTACCTGTCGTTTTCTTTACATCCTGTGTGTTGGAACAGCTTACCTGTCGTTTTCTTTACATCCTGTGTGTTGGAACAGCTTACCTGTCGTTTTCTTTACATCCTGTGTGTTGGAACAGCTTACCTGTCGTTTTCTTTACATCCTGTGTGTTGGAACAGCTTACCTGTCGTTTTCTTTACATCCTGTGAGTTGGAACAGCTTACCTGTCGTTTTCTTTACATCCTGTGTGTTGGAACAACTTACCTGTCGTTTTCTTTACATCCTGTGA